ACCGCGCTGTGGGCTTTGGATGAATAGAACATGTAGCCAGACTTGTATTCACTGTCATTGTTCCTCCGAGTGATTCAGACATCATGTGTGTCAGCTCGTGCATAGCTATCAAATCACTCCTCATTTCGCCTGCTCTTTTCCAGTGTTGTCTGgctactattttattttatcttcaGACACATTTGCCAAATGTTTCTCACCTATTGCCCAGAATAATAGATGTTGTTActcagataaaaataaaatcacatctGAGTCCTCTCTAAATATGATTCCTGGGGGATTTAAGTACGACATGGTTTTCCGCGTGTCTTTGCGGAGGTTGTCAAAGAAGCAGCAAGAGAAAAGCCAAGAAGCTTTCTGGTCAAGAGtcaaattttaatattttagatCTTCCGCTTTTAGACATTGGAGCAGTTCTGGAAATATCCTGCCGTGACGGCGTTCCATTTAAGCGATCATCCATAAGAAGCAGAACACCATCCATCTGAACGAGCAAGCTGTTGTTGAAAAGATGGTTCTTTCCCCTCGCAGGAATTGCCAACATTTAAGTTTGCGTGCTGACTCTCAATCACTCCCAATCACTTTGGGTTCCGAGGTGTTTCGTAACTTCTCCATTGTCACCCTCTGGCTGTCTGAGAGCCTTTTGTGGAATAGTCGCCGAGCCTATTAAATGCCTGTAGGCTGTGTCAGGTCCGCATGATGCTCGCAGCCTGCTGCGCTCTTCTTTTCCTCAGTGTGCACATTGTCACAGGGTGAACACTGAAAAGAGCTGGGAATTGTGCGTGAAAATGTTACATAGCGGGGTCAAGCGCTCCATTCTCTGACCCGCGTGGAATCCGAAGAGCTTTCTTGAATATCCAGTTGACAATTTTGTCTGTGCATTGTCAGCACTAGCATACATTTGTCTGGAATATTCTCTTCTTTTGTTGTGTCTTACAGAGCGGccgctaaacaaacaacagccAGTGTTTTCTTTGATATAATCTCCTGTTGTTGGTCAGGCAAAACACATGTCCTTTGTGATAACTATtgcagtggggggaaaaaaaaaggcatagcTTTTGCGTGGAATAGAAATGTATACATAGCGGTTAAATGTAACTTGCCCTACAAAATAAAGGTTAATGCTGACTGTACGCCACCGTAATTATCGATGGCCGTTCACTAGACACTTCTGTATGGAGGAAAATGAATCTCATACTGCCTCTGACATGCAGAGATCATTTACCATTTATGCTGTGAATAATTCATGCGGAATTCACAGCAAACATCCTTAATGTTTCATTACTTTCGACAGGCATCCTCTGTCTGCCGTCACTTTGCTTGTGACTCGTCACAAAAACATGCTCTAAAAAACACCAtgttgcactttttttcttttttttttctcttgagaAAGCTAATTAAATATTAACACACACAGCCTTTCCCGAAAGAAGCAATCTAGAAATCATTGTTTGCCTCTTGTTTCTTTTATATGCGGTCTCATATAATAATTTAGAGGAAAATTGAATTAAAGAAAAAGTAAGTCAAAGCTCAAGTTATAAATTGAAAGCACACGGTACATTTTTAAATGAGTCGCTGTAACGTTCTACTTACGTATATTTATTTCAAAGTCGGCTAGCAGCTGATTGTCTTGAAGCTCTCCAGTGTTCggaagtttttctttttactttttggGTTGTCACATAATGGTTGCCCTCGAAGGGCCAGATGCAATATTTACACAATGTAAATGTTTCTTTCATTTCTGAGATGTTTAATTTAGGTAAATTATTTATTAAACATTTATTGTTTTACCCCACCAATACAATACGGTGCAGATTGGAATTCAATGAAATCTTTAATTGAACATTTAGCGCTAAGGTAATATTTTACAACTACCATATTACCATAGAATATCCTaaaccttttcctctttttgtccCTCACCAAGACAACAACCCTTCTGATGACATGCCAATCATAGCGGTGATGGTGGCCCTGTCTTCCTTGTTGGTCAttatatttatcatcatcatcctctacATGCTCAGGTAAGCGAAACGCATAACGATTCTCCAGGAAGAAACTTCTGGTGATCATCAAAGAAATGCTGCGGTCAGCAATCAATCAACCATCTATTACTGTGCAACCAAATTTGATGATGTCACCAAGTGCGTCTCCATTATGTTTTTGCTGGCTGGCAggtttaaaaaatacaagcagGCAGGAAGCCACTCCAACTCCTTCCGATTGACCAATGGAAGATCAGATGATACAGGTACACGTCCCCAGATATAAGTACTCGCTTGCCAAATATTGTCATGTTTTAGTGCAATATCAGCTATTTTGTGCGCTGGCTTGCTCCAGCTTGTTAGCCTGCATTGCTTATCGTAACATTCGATTGCTCTTGCTCCCTGTTCTGATAACATTTCATTGACTGCTGGGAGAATCCTATTGTTGTCTGCCAACACTTAACCAGTGTTCTCACAGTGCCCTCTGGTGGTGTTAAAGTAGTACAAACTAAAcaaagtttatttatttgaggACAACTctgttgtctctctctctctccaaccTTGCTCTGCTCCTCTCCTGACTTCTGTCTTCTTTGCTTCCCACCTGCCGGTGCAGAACTCCAGAGTGTTCCGCTATTGGCCCGTTCTCCCAGCACAAACAGGAAGTACCCACCCCTTCCTGTCGACAAGCTCGAGGAAGAAATGAATCGTCGCATGGCTGATGACAACAAGCTATTCAGGGAGGAGTTTAACGTACGATAAATATACACCCCTCACCCAACTTAACACCTGTAATGTATATTCGGTCCAAAAGTATATGTATATGCTGTAAGGTCTCAAAATGaatcaaagacaaaaacaaatattaatcTAGCTGGTCTTCTGCTATCTTACAtgcatgatttttctttttccccccaggcTCTGCCAGTCTGCCCCATTCAGGCGACGTGTGACGCCGCATCCAAGGAAGAGAATAAAGAAAAGAACAGATATGTCAACATCCTGCCCTGTAAGCAAACCACTAAACTCGGCGACAATTGTCCCTTTGACAAAACTGGGAAGTGTTGTAATGAGTGTTTCAAAGCAAAccttttctcttttcttagaTGATCACTCCAGGGTGCATCTGTCATCCCTGGAAGGAGTGCCAGACTCTGACTTCATCAATGCCTCCTTTATAAATGTTTGTACAACAATAGGATTCATTTCATTGACTAAATAGTGTTTCTTGTGCTCTGACTTTAAACTAACTTTGCCCATTTATTGTCTGCTTCGTTTCTGTTTCCTTTTGTGCAGGGTTACCAAGAGAAGAATAAGTTTATTGCAGCTCAAGGTAACATAATACTGCAACCAGGTTTACAGTAGCTCTTGTGGTGATCAAACTCATTGGTAATCTCCGCGTTAATCTCAGGACCCAAGGAGGAAACGGTAAATGACTATTGGCGGATGATCTGGGAGCAGAACACAGCCACCATTGTGATGGTGACCAATCTGAAGGAGAGGAAAGAGGTAGAACGCAGTAGTTCAAAAGTTCCCATCGTAATAGTTTTCAAGTGTCTTCCAATTTTTATATGTCTGTGTTTCAGTGTAAGTGTGCCCAGTACTGGCCGGACCAGGGCTGTTGGACATATGGGAACATCCGTGTTTCTGTGGAAGACACAATGGTTCTCGTAGATTACACCATCCGCAAGTTTTGTATCCAACAGGTGAGAGCGAGGGTGGATGGATGTCTGTTTTTGAATATGTTTTATGAATCTGGATTTGCTTTGATCGTGTTTCAGGTTGGGGATGTATCTGGAAAAAAGCCTCAAAGGCTCGTCACTCAGTTCCACTTCACCAGCTGGCCGGATTTCGGCGTTCCTTTTACGCCCATTGGTATGCTGAAGTTTCTCAAGAAAGTCAAAACGTACAACCCTCAATATGCTGGTCCCATTGTGGTCCATTGTAGGTAAGTATCCGGCCAGTCCATGTGTCTTTGTTTGTCGCCATGCTGTACAACTCACAAGAGGTTGTTCTCACTTCCATTGTAGCGCGGGAGTGGGAAGAACGGGTACGTTCATGGTGATAGATGCCATGTTGGATATGATGAACACCGAGAGGAAGGTGGACGTGTTTGGGTTTGTCACCAGGATTCGAGCCCAGAGATGTCAGATGGTCCAGACTGATGTAAGTCGCACTCGGGACTAAATGAATTGAACCAATCAATCCAAATGCCTCCTTTGGTTTTTCAACTCTGACAGATGCAGTACGTGTTCATCTTCCAAGCGTTGTTAGAGCACTATTTGTACGGAGACACTGAGCTGGAGGTGACTTCTCTGGAGTCCCACCTGGCTAAATTGTACGCCCCTTCGCCAGGAGCCGGCTGCAGTGGTTTGGAGGCTGAATTCAAGGTTGGTGCATGCATTTATTTGCATCCAGAGAGCCTCGCTTTTAATTCTAATCAAATCTGTCTTTTCTAGAAACTGACATCCATCAAAATCCAGAATGACAAGATGAGAACAGGCAATCTGCCTGCCAACATGAAGAAGAACCGAGTACTACAGATCATTCCATGTGAGTGAAGCTGTCATGGCCGTTTTGCAGAATGTTTCATGCCTTGTTATTGGTGCAATCAGGACTGATGAACACTTAACATAAAATCGCATCTTCCTCTTTTTCATAGACGAGTTCAACAGAGTGATCATTCCGGTCAAACGAGGGGAGGAGAACACCGACTATGTCAACGCGTCTTTCATTGACGTGAGTGCAAAAGCAGCTTCATCGtcacgttgttttttttcccccacttccATTAAACTGCTCTCTACGTCATTTACACGTTGCAGGGCTACCGTCAGAAAGACTCGTACATGGCAAGCCAAGGCCCCCTGCAGCACACTATCGAGGACTTCTGGAGAATGATCTGGGAATGGAGAAGCTGCTCAATAGTCATGCTCACTGAGCTGGAGGAGAGAGGGCAGGTATGTGGAGCATTCAGGATTGCTGGTGTACCCATCACAAGATGATTTTGATTTTGCTCTTGTAGGAAAAGTGTGCTCAGTATTGGCCCAGTGATGGCGTGGTGGCCTACGGTGACATCTCCATTGAACTTAAAAGGGAGGAAGAAAGTGAGAGCTACACAGTGCGGGACCTGCTGGTTACCAACAACAGGGTAAATAAATAGTAACTAACAGATGTTCCCCTCAATTACTGGTGTAGatagagggcaaaaaaaaaatattcattataTTGTTCACATTTTGACATCATGGTACCAAGTAGACACCTACCAATTGATCAACAGTGCCTTATTGCAAGGCTTAAAAAACAGGATGTTCTCAGAGGGAAGTGGCCACTGATCAAGTTATGCAAAAAGGACCGAACAGTTGCTCAAGTGCATTCAAAACTGCATTCATTTTGGGTTAAGCCTGAAATGTTACCCGCAAGATAAATATCTCAAGGTTTTTGTCAGTGATTTAGCAACCGGGCCAGCATCTACCATACCAATAATCTTTCCTACTGCAAATCTGATCTGGTCTTCACTTTCCCCCTTTCCAGGAGAACAAAGCTCGAGCAGTGCGTCTGTTTCATTTCCATGGCTGGCCAGAAGTGGGCATCCCCACTGACGGTAAAGGCATGATCAATATAATTGCTGCAGTGcagaaacagcagcagcagtccGGCAACCATCCGATCACAGTACACTGCAGGTAAGAAGCACAGCActgggggggattttttttccacaaaaaaaaaagacagatcaTTCACAATCACTCTCAATCTCTATCCCACTATCTATATTGATTTAAAATGGCTGTCTTCCTTTTCCCCTTGTGTGTGCAGTGCCGGTGCGGGCAGGACAGGGACATTCTGTGCATTGAGTACAGTTCTGGAGAGGGTGAAGGCAGAAGGCATTTTGGATGTTTTCCAAACAGTCAAGAGTCTCAGATTGCAAAGACCCCACATGGTGCAGACACTGGTGAGCAAGATttatattgcaaaaaaaaagtctcatcattccaaagcaataaaaatccgtttgctgccaccttgtggcatcTCGGTGTCAAGAAACTATGGCGATGTGTTGAGTTTTGCTTAGACAAAACTAGAGCTTTTCCGCCACTTTGAGGCACTAATTGGCAACTATTAACTTTTTTAGGGGAGGTGTCGATTACTGATTGATGATATTTAATTGATTACTGATGTAGAAGATGAACAGTAATGGAGTTACTGGTTTTGTTTAAATGTGATACtgatgtgatgtttttcactcTATTTTCCAGGAGCAGTACGAATTCTGTTACAAAGTTGTCCAGGAGTATATTGATGCCTTTTCTGACTATGCCAATTTCAAATAGAGACCCGCCACGGATAGTTGGATGGATGTCTACATATCATACTAACACCACGTGCATGCACCAGAACACACACGAACATGAGCGTGCAGAAAGCTGCATACTTCCAGCTGCaaaattgttttccttttcaaaGTGACACATCACATTACGGTTCTGTGGATGGGACAAACTGCCTGCAGAAAAAGGGAACCGAGTTTTCAGTCTGGATGGGAGGGCAGTGCAGAAAGGAGATGCCTTTTTGAGTATTTTGTAACATTGCTCTTGTTGATACAGCCCATGATTTTACTTACATCGACATATTTACTGTGTTGCATCGTTTAACTTTTATTTTCGGACACAGTTTGGAGTTTGGCTGCATTTTTGGGTGGCACCTGTAAATTTTAatgctatatatatattataaaattcTATATGAATACAAAACTAATGCTTTGGAGGTTTATGTaaaatattgcttttttttttttaactcgctAAGGACTGAAAACATCTGAAGCGCCATGCTGTAGTAACGTACAGTGACAAAGGCGTAAGATGAACGTGAGATTTTGGCAGATCAATTCATTCTCACAGAATTAGTCGTTATTGTTATTAGTATTTTCACACCACTTTGCAATTCAAATGTACCAAATGCACATTGACAGCAGCCTGGTGCAGTTTTCGGAGGACGTATTTGTTTGCATTTAAAATGCATGCTGGTGGAGAGGTCACAGTGGCTTCTAATGTATGAGCAGATAGCCAAAGGTTATCTGTAACTTGGTTCTGCAGCTAAGGAGGCACTTGGAAAAATAATTATTACGGATCTTTGTCGGACTGGACAACAGCAGTattatgcttttgttttttttctccccaataTATGGGCAAATGTAATCAAACATAACACTTGAGTCATTCAGTCCCACTTAAGCATAATCCTCCGCAGAGTAGAAATTTATTAATTAGGAACATTTTTGGAAGAACCCTGACCTCAACACATTGAGAGAATAAATAGATCGGCCTCAAAGTCTTTCCAGGAGAGTGTAAACAGAGTTTTTGCCTGTAAAAGGGAGCCCAACTCCATAGAGTATTTACTTCCGTTTTCTTTTCTGTATGGTCAGCTATCCCAATACTTTTATCCATATATGTCAGGTAAAAACAGCACATGCACATCGCAGTATTTCCTCCAAAGTTGTGTTGAGCCTTTCTTGTATCACTCAGACGCTGTTTTGTCGCTTTTTAAAAGAATGTCCATTCATTCCCACCACCATGTTGAAGAATGCCACTTTTTATTCGAATGCTGTTTTCTAACAGAAGTAggtatttccttcttttttttttcccccacactgTGTGCCATGCTGTGTtactcatttcatttttttctccaaattgcTGTTCTCTGTGAAACACTCACACTTGAACTACCAGTACCATTACAGATGAGGGTTATCTCCTCTTGATGATTGTAATGAAATAATGAATGATATCAATTAAGATTATAAATCAACCATGATCTTTGCTGGAGCAAACCCAGGAAATGAAGCTCATCCTCACacactggaaaacaataaaaagagaGCAAGACAGATATCCACAGTTTGGAACAGCAATTTTCATATTACAATTTATTCCATTTTCACAGAGCAATTGGAGAAaatacggggggggggggaataccaATGTAAATGGAACTCAAAAAATTCCCGATGCACACTGAAATTCTATGGACTGATTATCCATTCAAATTATTTGTTGTCGAAATCACTTCAATATTTTTATGTCATTATAACACAAACCACAATGAAAATCTAACCTCCTTTGACTTGGGTAGAAAACCTCCTTAGAGGTTATGACGCTTTTGAATTGCTTTAATGATAACCCATCTAAAACAGATTTGCATTTGAACACAATTTGCCTCTAATGTGACAACTTGTTTGCAGTGTACCAAATCATTACAAGTACATGCAGCATTTTTCGTGGTGTGTCGGGAGCAGTTGTCGATGACTCATGCACTATGTGCACCAGAAAGAAAGATTGAAATTAAAGACCCGCATCATGATTAAAATTGTGGAAATTTGTCGAAACCTTCTAttcatccactgtagggatTTAAAGTAGCAAATGTTTGACCAGCCACTAAAATTAATGTTTGTGCATTGTGAAATTCACCCCACCCCCCACATTTCGTTCCTCCGTTTGACTCGTAAAGTTACCAGTCCAAGAATCGGACGAGTATCAGCTTGATTGTCAATTTGTGCTCACTGTGTTTGAATCATGAGACACTTTGCCAACATGACACTGTGCCAACTCATGTAAACCACAATTTTGCTTGAAAAGTGcctcatattaaaaaaaaaaaaagaaaagacaattaCTATGTGGTAGAACCttaaatggtttcttttctattAATATAAGCAAAATGTGCAGAATGTTTTGCGAAACATGGAACCAAAACCAAATCAGTCATCTTTTCATTCTTGCTCTATCCATTTCCATAGAAATGGAAAATATCCCTTGGTTGTGAGAAGCCAACTTTTTGAGGCGGGAATGTACTTGCCATATGTCGGGAAATGACCCAACATTGGCAAAAGGTGTAATTCATCTGCCCCATGCACAGTGGCTAGAACAGCACCAAGGGAAACCGTTTCATGGTTGCAAAGACTAACTACTTTACTCTTCTCTCCACCTAAATGTCGTCTTTATGTCTCCAACTGCACTCGTTCGTCCCTTTTCCTCGCTGACGTTTACCTTGGACCATCATCTTCCTGTTGGTCCAGGTTGAATGATTTTCCCTACTTTGTACATAATGTAAGGTTATTTATGATTCATTCCTGTCTGCTGCCttcttattttatttcctttccACCCCCACGCCCTTCCCCTGCcttttttggagaaaaaaaagaagctgtatATTGAATTGTAACGGGACCATTTTGAAATGTATTGgctgttttgtttgcattttttaacTGGTATAATTGTCTTAAGATAATCCAACTTTTTATTTGCCTATGTTGGTTTCTAGTGTTTTGTTATTCAACATTtgaatatatgtgtatataattatatatgataaaatgatatataattatataatgcCAGATGGCCTTTTTAAGCAAGATATTGTTCAAAACTAATAAAGTGCTTGAGATTTTTCTTCTCAGTTCATATCTATGATGCTTATTTGAAGTCAAGACAGCTTGCTGATGGAATTTCAATTATCAATAGACAATAACTTTTATGATAAAGGTTCTGTGAGTACATGCATGAATGTACATTGCAAAGCTGTCGCTTTGAGCTAAAAGCAATGACTTAAATGTAGATAAAAACGGAAGTTAAAATCATTCCATCTAAACTAGAGTAtgaccactggcggagctagcgGATTGGGGGGGACCACTGGCACCCCTTGAAATAGGCTTGGACCCCCCCGACCAGATTCCAGGCCAGATAATCCCTGCCCTAACCCCTATcccgcagaaaaaaaaactagttcAGCCCGTACCTATGACTGTGACACCTGACAGCATTTACAAATTTGTACaggaaaaataattgaaaagggAAATTGTCTGTGACCTGGCTAAGAGTCTGCCATGTTTGTTCCTCTCCAATCCGCCTTCCTATGTTGATCTGGTTTAAGTTGGGTTCAAGGATGAGTCATCAAgatcaacttaaaaaaaaaaaggaagaaagaaaaaaggattGATGATGAATATGCAGAAAAACCATTTAGAAAATGAGTACTGACATATCTGGGTGGAATGTTTCAAATATAGCCAGGAAAAAAAAGGCCATTCAAAATATTTAAGGATTTAAGGAGGATCTCTACTCAAAGTGTCTTAAAAAAACCCAATTGTTAAATGAATGGGTTTTTTTCCTCCTCGGAGTGAGGAGGAGTGAGAATATAGGAGTGATTCATGCGTACACATGTTGGCTTCGTGGGTGTCACTGTTGTTTGCAGATGATAATTGGAATGAGCCAGGTCCTTTTCTTCTTGTACCCCCAGAGATGTTAATTTCTCCACATGGGAGGGAAGGAGCAACGGGGTCAATAAGGCGGGACCAACAGGGAACACTAACGGAGAAGCAAGgatgtggtggggggggggggggggggggacagttgAATATAGGCTACATATATTGCACTTGAAAAGCATCTGTTCAGTAAAGCTCCGTGAAATTACTGACAAGTAACAAAAAACTGTGTCCGACACTTTTGGAGGTACCATCAAACAAGATCAAGTCAGAGTCAAGACTATAAAACTTATAAGGTAAGGCTTATATTTTTACCatattttatacattttattgtgAGGATTTAAACATGCAAGAAGCAAGCAAATTGGTAGCCTAATAGCATCATTGCCCATgtctttttcaaatgttttgggggggaaaaaaatccgtaCAGAGTTGGGCTGACATGACTTGTATCCATCTTTGCTTTTAGGTCATAATTATGAGTGTATCTCGCCTGGCTTTACTTCTTGGACTGCTTCTATGTATTGAAGCTCAGCTGTCCAATGGCCAGCACTGGTCTCATGGTTGGTATCCTGGAGGCAAGAGGGACCTGGACTCCTTTGGCACATCAGAGGTGAGTCGCAGTATTAATGTGTATACCCACTTTACGTTTGGGTGTGTGTTTGGTTAATTCATTCTATCATCTCATTCTCAGATTTCGGAGGAGATCAAATTATGTGAGGGAGGGGAATGCAGTTACTTGAGACCACAACGGAGTATTCTCAAGGCCATCCTTGTAAGTGGAAAGTGCCAGTTCCCTGGATTACATGcataaaatttcattttaaaaatggaaaataaatcaggGTGTCAATGCTTTTAATTATAGTGTGCTGTAATTAACTTACTGAATGGCTCTCTTTACAGTTGGATATCTTAACCAGAGAGCTCCAGAAGAGAAAGTAACAGGCCTGTCTCTCCTTATTCATTTTGATTTCATTTAACGCAATGTGAGCTGTTGACTTAAACAGAAAGATTTGTGGCATTCAGTGGTTAGTTAATGGGTGTTCAAAACATGATTGAAATAAAGAGTTTAttttgatattattattatttttttgtcttcaatttGTGTCTGCTACGTCCCAGAAGGCTCCAAGAAAGAAAACGTTGTGTGGGACTAGATTTCTACATTAGTTGTCCATAAAATGCGATCTGCCCTCATTaagagttattattattattattattattatggtgattattattattattattgcatgttctccccgggcccgcgtgggttttctccgggcactccggtttcctcccacatcccaaaaacatgcttggtaggccgattgaagactccaaattgtccctaggtgtgagtgcgagcgcgaatggttgtttgtctccgtgtgccctgcgatcggctggcaaccggttcagggtgtcccccgcctactgcccgatgacggctgggataggctccagcacgcccgcgacccccgtggggactaagcggttcagaaaatggatggatggatgattattatataataatgtttatgttgtttactttttttttactgtaacgAATACAAAGGTTAGTTTGATGCACACATCTTTTTGACAGCTATTTTATTCCATTGACTGcagattgattttatttatttatttattttttggttctCAACAAGCAGCTCTTTAAACTCAACAcgcctgcgcagtgcgcaccaGTCGGGGCTAAAATGGACCTGCTGAACGTCAGTGCTCCGCTGTCAGTGGAGTCTGGCGCTCAAAATAACATTGGTAATGCCCTTTTAGCGACTCCTACCACAGAACCTGATAAagtaataaacattaaaactgATAGTACCCAGATCGGAGGTGAGTCTTGCCTAAAGCGGGGCAATTCAGTCGTGTGTCATGACCGGACGAACGACGTTAGCTTTTTTGCTAACTGGTTAGCCGCATCGAATTCAGTTTCATAGCTCCTTAGCTACAAGTGCTAACGTCACTGTATTGAATTagccaaaacaataaaaaattaaCTCCCCGTCAGAACAACTAAACGTTAGGGCACTGTCAAGAGtgtcgtttaaaaaaataataaagaatatTAT
This genomic interval from Syngnathus typhle isolate RoL2023-S1 ecotype Sweden linkage group LG11, RoL_Styp_1.0, whole genome shotgun sequence contains the following:
- the ptpra gene encoding receptor-type tyrosine-protein phosphatase alpha, whose protein sequence is MGVCPLLLLLGLALGVSTQDHVLVTSTPNISTNSTQPPTARVINITTAPTLSPTVPPATAPHGAAPTTTAIAKAAVAEDVQEEGSNATIILATIPPPPPQAPTDGPLPTLSPVTPSPTTLVDSENGTTPSILDSPTPDLYDDMTMETETTAEPDRDYTPDGTPHDNNPSDDMPIIAVMVALSSLLVIIFIIIILYMLRFKKYKQAGSHSNSFRLTNGRSDDTELQSVPLLARSPSTNRKYPPLPVDKLEEEMNRRMADDNKLFREEFNALPVCPIQATCDAASKEENKEKNRYVNILPYDHSRVHLSSLEGVPDSDFINASFINGYQEKNKFIAAQGPKEETVNDYWRMIWEQNTATIVMVTNLKERKECKCAQYWPDQGCWTYGNIRVSVEDTMVLVDYTIRKFCIQQVGDVSGKKPQRLVTQFHFTSWPDFGVPFTPIGMLKFLKKVKTYNPQYAGPIVVHCSAGVGRTGTFMVIDAMLDMMNTERKVDVFGFVTRIRAQRCQMVQTDMQYVFIFQALLEHYLYGDTELEVTSLESHLAKLYAPSPGAGCSGLEAEFKKLTSIKIQNDKMRTGNLPANMKKNRVLQIIPYEFNRVIIPVKRGEENTDYVNASFIDGYRQKDSYMASQGPLQHTIEDFWRMIWEWRSCSIVMLTELEERGQEKCAQYWPSDGVVAYGDISIELKREEESESYTVRDLLVTNNRENKARAVRLFHFHGWPEVGIPTDGKGMINIIAAVQKQQQQSGNHPITVHCSAGAGRTGTFCALSTVLERVKAEGILDVFQTVKSLRLQRPHMVQTLEQYEFCYKVVQEYIDAFSDYANFK
- the gnrh2 gene encoding progonadoliberin-2; this encodes MSVSRLALLLGLLLCIEAQLSNGQHWSHGWYPGGKRDLDSFGTSEISEEIKLCEGGECSYLRPQRSILKAILLDILTRELQKRK